ATGAGCTCAGGAAAGTACTGGTATTACGGTACGTCCGTGTATTGTTGAGTAATGAAGTTAATTACAAGATGATGAATAAGCTAAACATGCCAACTTTGTGTAATCGTAACCACTTTGTCATATGTAGAGTGGTGTGGTACACTGTTTGTGTTGTAGgtcatttatgtttatgtaattaataattacataaacataaataaccTTTTACATCCACACTGAATCTGTTAAATGTGCACTCCTGTTAGGTCCTGTAAATACACCATGTATCTGTCAGCTGTGCACTCAAGATCGGACTGGAGATGTAACTACTCAAGCAAAAGATGGGTGAGTACTTGCCATGctgtttgtactttttaaactgaaataatacattttatattgtgatattatttttattggaaatacaatataataataaaaatgaatgttatttataggtgcctttcaaagtactcAAGGTAATGTTACAAGacacataaaaagacaaatattgcATCAAACATCaagtcataaaaacaaataaatgcaatattaatataaacaaCATAAGCAATATAAGCAACTTAATTAGAAACTTAAAGCTCACTGGCAACCCCCCTCCAGTCAGCTGCcccttcatttccatttttggaGTCAAATGAGGAGGTATATCATATAGGTAACCCCTGATTTTAAGTAAAGGAATCAGCTCTGTCTTTTCTGTGATGCGCTTTCAATGTGAACTACAGGAGATTAATAGAAACAGGGTATCCAATAAAAGTTCAGCTCAAAATGGCATGCCATATAACACTGAGCAGCATTGTATTGCTTGTGGACAATTAGGATACTCCAACAGAGAAACTATTGAGATATCTGGTCTGAGAAAATCAACTTTGTTTTTGGagatttttaaatgtggataaaTGTGACTGACAAACAAATTGTAAGTCATGTGGAAACCAAGTTGGGCTTAGAAACTGTATTTACGACCAGTAAGTGATCAGGTTGGTACTAAATAACACTAGAAGGTTTCTCTGACAGGAGGAATGAGGAGTCAGACCAACCAAACCTGAACCCAAagccagcatacagaggttcagtgaatgtggtgttgaaggtgtggaggtggatcagtgtgtcagaggagacactgtagaaggacagagtgccagcaggatagtccacatacactgctactctgtgaGAGACATTGGAGGAGGAGTCTGAGATGGATGTTGATCTGTTACTGTGACGGACACAGCAACCATAATCATCAGAGCAGTCCAGACACCAGGACTGATCATTTGGTCCAAACCTGCTGTCatcactgtctcctttcctgttgactcctctgtaactcactgcTATGTGAACCCCTCCACTCCattcgacctcccagtaacagcgaccagtcagttCATTACtaaacagcagctgaggccagtgatcaaatctgtctggatgatcaggatatgactgatcctccttcATATATGTCACCTttctgttgttatcagacagtttgagttttctgttcatcgtgtttggatccagtgtgagttcacagaaatctgatggagagaacgagacacaatacagctgcagttattgatccatcatctgtttgatgatgacatcatcttcagTAGGACgtgaatgagtgatgtcacagtttgatgaatgaaatgaaaaacacacttacacttcctcagacctggtgtcaaccatcggactccagcaggctgcaggctgaaaggaggaggggggtcagagcagcacgttctctttcagcatgctaacatggaggttacatggctctagtctactgttttattattctcttctaatgtggggttgcgctttcatacactttgatcCAATCTCAATCCACAATCCTTCTGAAACCCTGATTGAATCTAATCAGGcttaactttcaacatttacaagAAACTTCATTTAGAAACggtctgacagagaaaatgtttccagctcttcctcctctatcacacattgtctgtccatacctgagagtgtccagtccagcagacaggatcttctctccagagtctcctggatgattgtagctcaggtccagctctctcagatgggaggggttgatgcttagagctgaggccagagaagcacagccttcctctgtgatcagacatcctgacaggctgcaaacacacaaaacaacacacattgtCAGACAATGTGAGAGTACTACTGTGTGCAGTGACATACAACAACAGTCTCCAAATGAACTAACTAAAAGATTAACTGAATCAGGCAGCTCCAGAAAGTTGAGCATCCAGCTACATGGGAAAAGCCAGCAGATGAGGGATGAATTCAGCAGTCTTGGACAATGGATaatgaatcctgacctgagagtttccagttcacactgtggactctccagtccagcagaaagctgcttcattcctgaatcctgcaggttgttgttactcaggtccagatctctcagactagaggactgggagctgagaactgaggacagagctgcacagcttctctctgagaggttacagccacttagtctgaagaagaaataaaaaggaaaatgataAATAACTTCTATTTTTCTGTCCTGTGAAAGAAGAGAGACAGTACAGTATTTAAGAAATAATAGAATAGAACTGTCTGTGtatttacagagctttgttggaggctttgaccactggcagcagcctcagaagagcctcatctgaagcagagtatttcttcaggtcaaacacgtccagatctttttccgatgacagtaagatgaagaccagagctgaccactgagcaggagacagttcatctgtggagagacttcctgatctcaggtaccgttggatctcctccactagagaacgatcattcagttcattcagacagtggaacagattgatgcttctctctgcagacagattctcactgatcttcttcttaatgtactcgactgttttctgattggtctgggagctacttcctgtctgtgtcagcagacctcgtaggagagtctgattggtctgcagtgaaagacccaggaggaagcggaggaacaagtccaggtgtccatttggactctttaaggcctcgtccacagcactctggtagaaatgtGTAACTGCAGATTCTTGTTTAGTTTCAGACTtctgggatgttgtttgttcttctgccagcagattgactccagacttgatgaatgtcagatggacatgaagagcagccagaaactcctgaacactcagatggacaaagcagaacaccttgtcctggtacagccctctctcctctttaaagacctgtgtgaacactcctgagcatactgtggctgctctgatatcgatgccacactctgtcaggtctgattcatagaagatcaggttgcctttctgcagctgctcaaatgccagttttcccagagactcaatcatcttcctgttcTCTGGACTCCaatgtggatctgtctcagctcctccatcatacttgatgttcttcagtttggtcTGAAgtaccaggaagtggatgtacatctcagtcaaggtcttgggcagctctcctccctctctgcttttcaacatatcctccagaactgtagcagtgatccagcagaagactgggatgtggcacatgatgtggaggcttcgtgatgtctcgatgtgggagatgatggtgctggcctgtttcttatctctgaatctcttcctgaagtactcctccttctgtgggtcaatGAACCCTCTGATTTCTGTCACCATGTCAACACACTctggagggatctgattggctgctgcgggtcgtgtggttatccagaggcgagcagagggaagcagtttccccctgatgaggtttgtcagcagcacatccactgaggtggactctgtaacatcactCAGGATCTcattgttgtggaagtccagaggaagtcgacactcatccagaccgtcaaagatgaacacaacctggaactcttcaaacctgcagattcctgcttctttggtttcagtaaagaagtgatgaacaagttccaccaagctgtactttttctttttcaccacattcagctctctgaaagtgaatgggaatgtgaagtgtatgtcctggttggctttgtcttcagcccagtccagagtgaacttctgtgttaagactgttttcccaatgcctgccactccctttgtcatcactgttctgattggttcatctcttccaggtgaggctttaaagatgtcttcatgtctgattgttgtttctggtctgactggtttcctggatgctgtttcaatctgtctgacctcatgttcattattgacctctgcagtccctccctctgtgatgtagagcggtgtgtagatctgattcagaagggttgggtttcctgctttagcgatcccctcaaacagacactcgaacttcttctgcaggttagacttgagtttatgCTGACAACCTGCAggagttcctgaatgaacagacaagaaaggaaggatcaataattgattgatttaaaacaATCAGTTAAGTTTCCCCTACAGAAtgcatatataaacacatttcctCCATCTATTGAGAACATcagtaaatgtctcatttatccatcatgttaaatctttatagaaatcctcttactgctctgcagacagtcagccagctcctcctgcttcattctcctcaggaattGCAGTGTGATCTGCAGAAATgcatctctgctgctcctcctctgctcttcctcctcactgtctaacacctcctcaccctccctctgactctctaagcaatctgggtcatctggactcagaagcttctgcatcttcttcagctcgttcctcacaaaagtgacgatgttctcctccagcagctggaacagaataatatatgaatgacacaatcaaactaaaatcatgaagcaaacatcagatccatgttggacactgacaatccactggtctacaaagtgcagcatggagatgattgtgaacacaatagatgtaaaagtagttgttgtacatgtacagaccataaatatggagtccaggtgtgtttgatgctgctgggcagactgaccactgggaacctctgagctctcctggtccactctgtggaggaatcatgaagaatgagctcacattatgtctgtccacacagagacaaataCAAGCTAAAGGTCCATCAAGTGATATTTGGATGTGAACAGAGAATCAGATGACTCCCTGTAGTGGTAAAGCTTTACTAGTCCTGCTGATCCCACTGAGAATCAACAGCTCAGTCTGTTTGTAGCTTTTAGCTCAGAGTCAGTTTGATTTAGTCCTAACAGATCTCACCAACCCTCCATGaagctctccctccctcactgtACACTGCTGAAGGCAGCTACAACCAGTGTGTGGTTGTATCAGACTTGTTTTATTGGCTAGTTCtctgttaatgttttaatgtgagtgtgaacaCTGATCAGaggattttaactgtatgagtAGAGCTGTATTCAGTGCAGTGTGCAGAACCTGGACGGGTGAAGCTGAACTCAGTCGAGGACACAAATACATGAACTtcttaaatcttaaataaatgaGTGTTGGGTTCTTATTGTCTAAGGCTTCTCCTTCATCTACTGTCTCAGATTGAACCTCATTTGGACGTTGCTTTGGACAAAAGCGTCTGCCAAAAGAATAAATGTACcagtaaataaaatgttgtttggGCTTTACTCTCCCCCCATCACTGAAGTGCCCTGGAGCAAGGCAGCTAGAGATAGTGTGTGGTTGTATCTGACAGTTGCAGGGACACACATTTCCTTGATTCATGACAGCACAGTGTTCAGTGAACAACCTGCCACTAAACACCACAAAGACAATGGAACTCTTACTGGAGTTGAGTGCATACATGGACCCGCTCTACATAAAAGACGATTGTTTGGAAAGGGTGTGAACTGTTTTTTCTCTGGCAGGCACTACAGGTCTGCCAAAAAACACACCTACAGACTCAGTTTCCATTTGCTTAGCAAACTCAAATAATCACTGAGCACTTTTATTGTGCAATACTCTCACACAGTAATAATCACTGCCATTCATCTCACACTGCTACTTATTCATGTGCAATAACATGTGAATAATACTTAATATTGTGCAGTATCACATTTCTTACTGCTATTTATTATTCTTGTGAACTGTATTAGTTTTTACATTCAGTCATAGTTCTACACTCTAGTGCAATATGACTAAATAGTTAAGAGCAATATTCCATAATATATCATTTACATTCACCTCATCCATGTTATTTATAATGCAATATCCCTGTACTCAGCTTTatattttagtgtttatttatatttttatattataattaacatgtgttttgatgtttttctgtattttctatgTATCGTTGGCACATAGTGAAAGCTTCAAACTGCAGCTCTGGTTCTGATACTGAGGACAAGCAGTCCTCTACACCCACTGACAACAACATGAGAAGAAAAGTCATCTGAAAGTAAATTCAGTTCACTGCTGGAAGTGAAACATCAGAAGACTTCCTGAGGTCAGTGTGCCAAAATGTTTCTTTGGAGAACTTCAATAACAAAGGTTGAATCAGAGTTCTGTCCTTAAATTATAtcagaaaaatcacaaaatgatccaaatatcaaataattcaactgACCGTGTATCCTGGTTTAGATTTTAACTCATATTGTCACAATTTATATACTGTGAGGAACTTACTGTTGATCAGATGAATGTCTTTGTTTGAAGTGAATAACATCATCCATTGACCAGTCGCTCTTgaaggacacacagctgggtccaGATCCAGGAGAATCTGGTCTCTGATGGATCCTGGTAGGAAAACATCATTTATCCTTTTAATAAAGCTCAGATATTCAGCAGAATtctttattaaaacatgtcaacttttactattttttatttttaaaaaatcattactACATTGTTGAGCTGAAACTTACGATTTGTACTCCTTTATACTTATATAATgtgatgtaaaaataaagtACTTGAACTAAAAATAAtcctgaaaacacattttaatattgaaaATAACTTACTTTTGATCAGATGAATGCTGTTTAAAGTGAATAATATCATCCATTGACCAGTCGCTCTTGagtgacacacagctgggttcaggttcaggttcaggtccagcagagtctggtctgtgctgcctCCTTGTtgttcaacacaacacacacagaggtttgAGTGtaaataatgatggtggagaacagtgatggacagttagagatcctcatttCACCTCTGAGcttggtgtgtgtttgccatCAAGATATCATAtctgccacaaacacacacacaaacgttgGGCACTGCTGAGTAACTCTTAAATGCTGTTCAGCGTCAAATGTGACCTTATCTGATCtaagagcagtaaaaacaccttaaattCTTTTTATTTGGTACTTATATGTACTAATATTTCAACCTGttaaaacatgtgtgtgcagtTGATAGCTACATGTTTGACCCAtagtctttaaaataaataaataaaataaaatactgttacattcttcacatttaatacaattcatgttttttctcccaaagtgcaaaaactgaagaataaactctctgctctctgaaagcttcattaaggattaaccCTGCTGTTAATATGTGACTGATGAGTTattcatgaatgtttttttattatgccGAGATACTAAGAgcctgaatatgaacagtgagTGTTAAGGAGCTCATGTGGGGCCAAATATCTTTTTCTTATTGATCCATTTTTGATCAATATAATAcaacaatgtattttatttagctgaatttgtgttttattggattaacccattatttttaatttatatttgtgCTGGTCAGTTATGAACATTATGTAACTGGTTTATAAGTTTCCAAAATAATTGGGAGAACTGGAAGGGATCGAGGGGCCGCTGCGGCCAAAGCAGATATAATCCCACTCCAAACTTTCCATGAAATTTAATAGCCCTGTCTATATTCAGCTGTAGACAGAAAGTCAGAGCTGATCTCCAGCGGCTGTTCGGCAGAGCGGAGCCGCCATTCATCTCACGCTGCTATTTATTCATGTGCAATACCATGTTAATAATACTTACTATTGTGCAATATCACATTTCATGCTGCTATTTATTATTCTTGTGAACTGTATTAGTTTTTACATTCAGCACTCAGCTTTGTATTTTAGTctttatttatagttttatattataattaacatgtgttttgatgtttttctgtattttctatgTATCGTTGGCACATAGTGAAAGCTTCAAACTGCAGCTCTGGTTCTGATACTGAGGACAAGCAGTCCTCTACACCCACTGACAACAACATGAGAAGAAAAGTCATCTGAAAGTAAATTCAGTTCACTGCTGGAAGTGAAACATCAGAAGACTTCCTGAGGTCAGTGTGCCAAAATGTTTCTTTGGAGAACTTCAGTAACAAAGGTTGAATCAGAGTTCTGTCCTTAAATTATAtcagaaaaatcacaaaatgatCCAAATATTCAAAACTGGTTTAGATTTGAGCTCATAATGTCCTTATTTTAACTGTGAGAAACTTACTGTTGATCAGATGAATGTCTTTGTTTGAAGTGAATAATATCATCCATTGACCAGTCGCTCTTgaaggacacacagctgggttcaggttcaggttcaggtccagcagagtctggtctgtgctgcctCCTTGTTgttctacacaacacacacagagctttgagtgtgaataatgatggtggagaacagtgatggacagttagagatcctcatctcacctctgagctttggtctggctgtcatgttccccacacagagagcttttagagggagggactccctcctctctgtcctcactctgatccatgctgctgaagtcacatccacatcagtcacacacactttctaccttcatctggagaggaaacacagatcatcctttacatcatttctcctgtcacatcctaaatatcagctgctcctcctgtgattggctgttatTCTCTGTTATAtatcagtgtgaatgcagccagacagcagtgtgaggcagagaaagctgccatcagctgctgtacttctactatcagtccactagatggcgccatgaagctgcagtgaagtgaagagcAGCACACATGATGCATGGAGGAGGATTTACATTCACTGACAGGCACAATGATTCACTTTCATAGTGACTCATATTAAGGTAACTTCTATATCacataataacattttaatgttttgttatgCATGAATGATCTATAATATTAACAATTAATTAGTTtgatcagtttttaaaaaaatgattagcCATATGTTAATTTTATTCAGGACACATTAACTATTCACAGTACTTTAACACAGCTAAACAAATACCTGAAGAGGCGACTGAACAGAGTTGACTGTGTTCTGAACAAAAGCTGACTTTTTAACTTCACATTTCCGGGGCTGTATTTTATTTGGAAAGGTTCTAAAGGAAGTTATTGGTGCCGCTGTTGGCTTCATGTtgttaaacatgtttaaaatgctTAAAACTCCCCTGTGACTCTCACACAAGTCCTGTAGTATCATATAAACAGGTCTATATTTAGCTGTAGACAGAAAGTCAGAGCTGATCTCCAGCGGTTGTCCGGCAGAGCGGAGCCGCATTTAGTGAGTCAGACAGCGGGGAGAGCAGCggcccatctcctcctcctcaaatTCCTAAACCACAAAATGGTGTGTACAGTTTATTGGCTGTTGTTTCTCCGTTGTCCCGAAGTAAAGTTCAGATTTATAAACAGGCAGCTATGTGCAGATTCTAGtataaataaaccaataaaagcTTAAAGTAAcgattcaaacatttaaaagtgattttATTACCTTCAGCTGGATGTCTGGATGGAGAAAATTATCTGCGTCACGACGGTCAAAGTGAAAGGAAACTGGATAACGGAGAACTGCTGGATATATTCTAGGAGCTGGATAGGGAAAGGGATCCGCTACTGGTCACTGGCGGTGTTGCAGCGGCCTGAAGGTACTTCCCTCATAGATCCACTGATGTCTATAGACCTGTTAACAGGACACACTGCAGACTAGGTCAATTATTAATCTCTTATCATATATCCATGAGAAACAGCGAGACAGAGGCGAGCGTGGAGTTAAATGAATCATTCCTGTTGaaaccaaactaaactaaattaaaccaaaattattattttactcatGTACTGTCAGTAAgtagtttgaagtacttgtaatTGACTTGAGAATGTCTATGTGATGCTGCTTTAATATTCCACTGCAATACATTTCAAAGGGAAATATATAATAGtagtttcatttatttgattacTTACTGCAATACTTTGACTACATtaagctcataatactgcagtacttttactgtaatactgcatactacatcactataatactgcagtacttttactgtaatactgcatactacatcactcataatactgcagtacttttactgtaatactgcatactacatcactataatactgcagtacttttactgtaatactgcatactacatcactcataatactgcagtacttttactgtaatactgcatactacactataatactgcagtacttttactgtaatactgcatactacatcactataatactgcagtacttttactgtaatactgcatactacatcactataatactgcagtactattactgtaatactgcatactacatcactataatactgcagtacttttactgtaatactgcatactacatcactataatactgcagtacttttactgtaatactgcatactacatcactcataatactgcagtacttttactgtaatactgcatactacatcactcataatactgcagtacttttactgtaatactgcatactacatcactcataatactgcagtacttttattgtaatactgcatactacactataatactgcagtacttttactgtaatactgcatactacatcactataatactgcagtacttttactgtaatactgcatactacatcactataatactgcagtactattactgtaatactgcatactacactataatactgcagtacttttactgtaatactgcatactacatcactataatactgcagtacttttactgtaatactgcatactacaccactataatactgcagt
The sequence above is drawn from the Scomber japonicus isolate fScoJap1 chromosome 24, fScoJap1.pri, whole genome shotgun sequence genome and encodes:
- the LOC128354289 gene encoding NLR family CARD domain-containing protein 3-like: MDQSEDREEGVPPSKSSLCGEHDSQTKAQRTTRRQHRPDSAGPEPEPEPSCVSLKSDWSMDDIIHFKQHSSDQKIHQRPDSPGSGPSCVSFKSDWSMDDVIHFKQRHSSDQQVDQESSEVPSGQSAQQHQTHLDSIFMLLEENIVTFVRNELKKMQKLLSPDDPDCLESQREGEEVLDSEEEEQRRSSRDAFLQITLQFLRRMKQEELADCLQSSCQHKLKSNLQKKFECLFEGIAKAGNPTLLNQIYTPLYITEGGTAEVNNEHEVRQIETASRKPVRPETTIRHEDIFKASPGRDEPIRTVMTKGVAGIGKTVLTQKFTLDWAEDKANQDIHFTFPFTFRELNVVKKKKYSLVELVHHFFTETKEAGICRFEEFQVVFIFDGLDECRLPLDFHNNEILSDVTESTSVDVLLTNLIRGKLLPSARLWITTRPAAANQIPPECVDMVTEIRGFIDPQKEEYFRKRFRDKKQASTIISHIETSRSLHIMCHIPVFCWITATVLEDMLKSREGGELPKTLTEMYIHFLVLQTKLKNIKYDGGAETDPHWSPENRKMIESLGKLAFEQLQKGNLIFYESDLTECGIDIRAATVCSGVFTQVFKEERGLYQDKVFCFVHLSVQEFLAALHVHLTFIKSGVNLLAEEQTTSQKSETKQESAVTHFYQSAVDEALKSPNGHLDLFLRFLLGLSLQTNQTLLRGLLTQTGSSSQTNQKTVEYIKKKISENLSAERSINLFHCLNELNDRSLVEEIQRYLRSGSLSTDELSPAQWSALVFILLSSEKDLDVFDLKKYSASDEALLRLLPVVKASNKALLSGCNLSERSCAALSSVLSSQSSSLRDLDLSNNNLQDSGMKQLSAGLESPQCELETLRLSGCNLSERSCAALSSVLSSQSSSLRDLDLSNNNLQDSGMKQLFAGLESPHCELKTLSLSGCLITEEGCTSLASALSSNPSHLRELDLSYNHPGDSGEKILSAGLDTLSLQPAGVRWLTPGLRKYFCELTLDPNTVNRNLKLSDNNRKVTFVEEKQSYPDHPDRFERWVQLLCGNELTGRCYWEVEWRGGVHITVSYRGISRGDSNDSWFGANDQSWSLNCSSGGYTVCHNNTGTSIPSSSYSSSSSDSNRVAVYVDCPAGTLSFYRVSSDTLIHLHTFNTTFTEPLYAGFGFWSSWFESSVSLCSLKDGESPLV